One region of Flavobacterium sp. GSB-24 genomic DNA includes:
- a CDS encoding DUF4268 domain-containing protein: MYSREESQKIKREFWVAFAEKYPRKWVLYDTKIKDFSFKFYVDNKKAQVLIDIEHRSDEKRTAYFEKIEALKNILEEEFIKDLVFEKNYTLESGKTISRIWVEKTGVGFSNRNNWDTIFDFFNENMHALEMFYLEYDEFIKDIDVL; the protein is encoded by the coding sequence ATGTACAGCAGAGAAGAATCACAAAAAATTAAAAGAGAATTTTGGGTAGCTTTTGCAGAAAAATATCCTCGCAAATGGGTGCTTTATGATACAAAGATTAAAGACTTCTCTTTTAAATTTTATGTTGATAACAAGAAGGCTCAGGTTTTAATTGATATTGAACATAGAAGTGATGAAAAGCGTACAGCTTACTTCGAAAAAATAGAAGCTTTAAAAAACATTCTAGAAGAAGAATTTATTAAAGATTTGGTTTTTGAAAAAAATTACACTCTTGAAAGCGGTAAAACAATCAGCCGAATCTGGGTCGAAAAAACGGGTGTTGGTTTTAGCAACCGAAATAACTGGGATACAATTTTTGATTTCTTTAATGAAAATATGCATGCTCTAGAAATGTTTTATCTTGAGTATGACGAGTTTATTAAAGATATTGATGTATTGTAA
- a CDS encoding nitronate monooxygenase, whose translation MNKITQLFNIKYPIIQGGMIWNSGYKLASAVSNAGGLGLIGAGSMYPEVLREHIQKCKKATDKPFGVNIPMLYPNIEEIINIVIEEGVKIVFTSAGNPKTWTSFLKEKGITVVHVVSSSAFALKAQDAGVDAVVAEGFEAGGHNGREETTTMTLIPMVKEKIQIPLIAAGGIATGRGMLAAMILGADGVQVGSRFAASVESSAHNNFKETIVNTKEGDTQLTLKELAPVRLVKNKFYQDVQELYKHCPSKEELAQLLGRARAKKGMFEGDLDEGELEIGQVAGLIHKILPVEEIIQQMIAEFEVACKEKTTFEF comes from the coding sequence ATGAATAAAATCACACAACTTTTTAATATAAAATATCCAATTATTCAAGGTGGAATGATTTGGAACAGCGGATATAAATTAGCTTCGGCAGTTAGTAATGCTGGAGGTTTGGGGTTAATTGGCGCAGGTTCTATGTATCCAGAAGTTTTGAGAGAACATATCCAAAAATGTAAAAAAGCTACGGACAAACCTTTTGGTGTCAACATTCCAATGTTATACCCAAACATTGAAGAAATCATAAATATCGTGATTGAAGAAGGCGTAAAAATTGTTTTTACTTCTGCAGGAAATCCTAAAACTTGGACTTCATTTTTAAAAGAAAAGGGGATTACAGTAGTGCATGTGGTAAGCAGTAGTGCTTTTGCCCTAAAAGCGCAGGACGCAGGTGTAGATGCTGTTGTGGCGGAAGGTTTTGAAGCTGGAGGACATAATGGACGTGAAGAAACCACGACGATGACTTTGATTCCGATGGTGAAAGAAAAAATTCAGATTCCCTTAATTGCCGCGGGTGGAATTGCAACAGGAAGAGGAATGCTGGCCGCAATGATTTTGGGTGCCGATGGTGTTCAGGTTGGAAGTCGTTTTGCAGCTTCTGTAGAATCTTCTGCACACAATAATTTTAAAGAAACTATAGTTAATACTAAAGAAGGAGATACGCAATTGACATTGAAAGAATTAGCTCCAGTTAGATTAGTCAAAAATAAGTTTTACCAAGACGTTCAGGAATTGTATAAACACTGCCCTTCAAAAGAAGAATTAGCACAGCTTTTAGGTCGTGCAAGAGCTAAAAAAGGTATGTTTGAAGGCGATCTGGATGAAGGCGAACTTGAGATTGGACAAGTGGCAGGATTGATTCATAAAATTTTACCAGTTGAAGAAATTATTCAACAAATGATCGCCGAATTTGAAGTCGCATGCAAAGAAAAGACTACTTTTGAGTTTTAA
- a CDS encoding CoA pyrophosphatase, with the protein MNFQDFLKYVPNIIPVELPAVESHLKMAPKERIEGLKNLDIEALNARMAGVMMLFYPKQEKTHLVLIVRNAYDGVHSAQIAFPGGKYETEDLNFETTALRETQEEVGVASDKIEIIKHFSPMYIPPSNFLVHPFLGISKEELSFYPDIREVSDIIELPLSVFLNDEIIIEARLSTSYGANILVPAFNIQNHVVWGATAMILSELRDVLKMTFEHEI; encoded by the coding sequence ATGAATTTTCAAGACTTTTTGAAATATGTTCCCAATATTATTCCGGTTGAACTGCCAGCGGTCGAATCACATTTAAAAATGGCTCCAAAAGAACGCATTGAGGGATTAAAAAATCTTGATATTGAAGCACTGAATGCTAGAATGGCAGGAGTAATGATGCTGTTTTACCCAAAGCAGGAAAAAACACATTTAGTTTTGATTGTAAGAAATGCTTATGATGGAGTGCATTCTGCTCAGATTGCGTTTCCTGGAGGAAAATATGAAACAGAAGATTTGAATTTTGAAACTACTGCACTGCGCGAAACTCAGGAAGAAGTTGGAGTTGCCAGTGATAAAATAGAAATAATCAAACATTTTTCTCCCATGTATATTCCGCCCAGTAATTTTTTGGTGCATCCATTTTTAGGAATTTCAAAAGAAGAACTTTCTTTTTATCCTGATATTAGAGAAGTTTCAGATATTATTGAACTGCCTTTATCGGTTTTTTTAAATGACGAAATAATTATCGAGGCCAGATTATCAACTTCTTATGGTGCTAATATTTTAGTGCCGGCTTTCAATATTCAAAATCATGTGGTTTGGGGTGCAACAGCAATGATCTTGAGCGAATTGAGAGATGTATTAAAAATGACTTTTGAGCATGAAATTTAA
- a CDS encoding T9SS type B sorting domain-containing protein produces the protein MSVKKITSFLLFFIVLSASSQQWKQNFKIVEPIRIRDNSFGFSVSTFDGYAAYSADEVDIAGVENAGKIYIAKQDCDGWSIYQELTLPDAINYCGFGTLIVMEGKTLAIVGCDPVLGLGGKAVYMYERDSDDLYKLKQKITRSENIIYDNYGTTLAMSGDFMVVGAFYNSTDGNFANYLENAGAAYIYHRNNTGTWDFVQKIVASDRERRDNFGNSVSIFENTIVVGAVEEGVNWAGAAYVFEKNSNSNTWREVQKLTAYDFRGLQDRFAATVKVAKDDIVISAPGEDDYDSSESGDGGGPLTFAGSIYVFRKNASNQWTGFQKIRASDVSVTAGLGGKIEISNDKMAVVGGERVYDNLGALSKVYGRVYMFQKDKSNNKWVEYQIVHPIIKNNSDSFGSSISLYNDDFFVGAYWAALDANEQNYVGYAGAVYIFNTYEYLNSSKPVLNTIPILTSCADLGNGFSSSFDMSTIEKDLVANPENYVFTYTDKNGNKLPSPLPNNYSNINPFSENINIRVANKNNPSCYEDTKIELETISSFTLNIVPDLYNCDLNGTGFATFDLSKVNSVLVNDPSLFTFSYFDKNGNDISSLINESYINSTKNFQEIVVNVTEISTNCSAKSKINLYVSNAGSDCKKEEETYSYIIPQFFTPNADGFNDTWEIKGLENQNYSVHIFDRYGKLLKTLGKNGSWDGNYNGNALPSSDYWFQLVLENGIIKKGHFSLKR, from the coding sequence ATGAGTGTAAAAAAAATCACTTCTTTTTTATTATTTTTTATCGTATTATCTGCTTCATCTCAACAATGGAAACAAAATTTTAAAATTGTTGAACCTATAAGAATTAGAGATAATAGCTTCGGATTTTCTGTTTCTACTTTTGATGGATATGCTGCGTATTCAGCAGATGAAGTTGATATTGCTGGTGTAGAAAATGCAGGTAAAATATATATCGCTAAACAAGATTGCGATGGATGGTCAATTTATCAAGAACTTACTCTTCCAGATGCTATAAATTATTGTGGTTTCGGAACTTTGATTGTCATGGAAGGAAAAACACTTGCAATTGTAGGTTGTGATCCTGTTTTGGGACTTGGTGGAAAAGCAGTATATATGTACGAAAGGGATTCGGATGATTTATATAAATTAAAGCAAAAAATAACCAGATCTGAAAATATTATTTATGACAATTATGGAACAACTCTTGCCATGTCTGGAGATTTTATGGTTGTAGGTGCTTTTTATAATAGTACAGATGGTAATTTTGCTAATTATTTAGAGAATGCAGGGGCTGCATATATATATCATAGAAACAATACCGGTACATGGGATTTTGTCCAAAAAATTGTTGCAAGTGATAGAGAAAGAAGAGACAATTTTGGAAATTCAGTTTCTATTTTTGAAAATACCATTGTGGTTGGTGCAGTTGAAGAAGGAGTTAATTGGGCAGGAGCTGCATATGTTTTTGAAAAAAACAGCAATTCAAATACGTGGAGGGAAGTTCAAAAGTTAACAGCTTACGATTTTAGAGGGTTACAGGATAGATTTGCCGCAACGGTTAAAGTTGCTAAAGATGATATCGTGATTTCTGCTCCAGGAGAAGATGATTATGATTCTTCTGAAAGCGGAGATGGAGGAGGACCATTGACATTTGCAGGCTCAATTTATGTTTTTAGAAAAAACGCAAGTAATCAATGGACGGGGTTTCAGAAGATAAGAGCTTCTGATGTTTCTGTTACAGCTGGGTTAGGTGGTAAGATAGAAATCTCTAATGATAAAATGGCAGTTGTAGGGGGTGAAAGGGTGTATGATAATTTGGGAGCATTATCAAAAGTTTATGGTCGTGTATATATGTTTCAAAAAGATAAAAGTAATAATAAGTGGGTTGAGTACCAGATTGTTCATCCAATTATAAAAAATAATAGTGATTCATTTGGAAGCTCAATTTCCTTGTATAACGATGATTTTTTTGTTGGAGCCTATTGGGCGGCATTAGACGCAAATGAACAAAATTATGTTGGTTATGCTGGAGCTGTTTACATATTTAATACTTATGAATATTTAAATTCCTCAAAACCTGTATTAAATACGATTCCTATTTTAACTTCATGTGCTGATTTAGGAAATGGTTTTTCTTCGAGTTTTGATATGTCAACTATTGAAAAAGATTTAGTTGCAAATCCTGAAAACTACGTTTTTACATACACAGATAAAAATGGTAATAAATTACCTTCACCTTTGCCAAATAATTATTCTAATATTAATCCTTTCTCTGAAAATATTAATATTAGAGTGGCAAATAAAAACAATCCAAGCTGTTATGAAGATACTAAAATTGAATTGGAAACAATCTCTTCTTTTACATTAAACATTGTTCCTGATCTATATAATTGCGATTTGAACGGAACAGGTTTTGCAACATTCGATTTGTCAAAAGTTAATTCTGTTCTTGTAAATGATCCGTCACTTTTTACATTTTCATATTTTGACAAAAACGGAAATGATATTAGTTCTTTGATTAACGAATCGTATATTAATTCTACTAAAAACTTTCAGGAAATTGTAGTTAATGTAACAGAAATAAGTACTAATTGCAGTGCAAAATCGAAAATAAATCTGTATGTCTCTAATGCTGGTTCAGATTGCAAAAAAGAGGAGGAAACTTATAGCTATATAATTCCCCAGTTTTTTACGCCAAATGCCGATGGATTTAATGATACATGGGAGATTAAGGGGCTGGAAAATCAAAATTATAGTGTTCATATTTTTGATAGATACGGTAAGCTTTTAAAGACTTTAGGAAAAAATGGCAGCTGGGACGGAAATTATAATGGAAATGCGTTACCTTCTTCTGATTACTGGTTTCAATTGGTATTGGAAAATGGAATTATAAAAAAAGGACATTTTTCATTAAAGAGGTAA